From Candidatus Cybelea sp.:
TCGCTCCGTGAGGCGACCAGCGCGCCGATGATGGACTGCCGCCAGGCGCTCGTCGACGCGGCCGGCGACTTCGAGCGCGCAAAAGCGGTGCTGCTCGAGCGCGGCGCAGCGCAGGCGGCCAAGAAGGCCGAACGCGTCGCCAACGAAGGCCTGATAACGAGCTACGTTCACGCCGGCGGCAAGATCGGCGTCCTCGTGGAGGTGAACAGCGAAACCGACTTTGTCGCGCGCAATCCGAAGTTCGCGGAACTCTCGCGAGACATCGCGATGCACGTCGCGGCGATGTCGCCGCAGTACCTCGATCGCCAGAGCGTCCCGGTCGAGATCGTCGATCGGCTGCGCGAAGAGTTCAGGGCCGCGATTCCGGCCGGCAAACCTCCCGACGTCGGCGAGAAAATCGTGCAAGGGAAGCTCAACAAGTGGTTCGAGGAGCACTGCCTGCTCGATCAGGCGTTCGTCAAGGACGACTCGCTGAGCATCGGCGATTTGCTGCACCGCAGCATCGGCGCGCTCGGTGAAAAGATCAAAGTCAGACGCTTCACCCGATATACACTCGGTGACTGAATCCGACCGGCCGCGATTCTCCCGCGTCCTCCTCAAGATCTCGGGCGAGGCCTTTACCGGGCCGGCCAATAGTATCGACGTCCAAAAGACGGACGCAATGGCCGAACAGATCGCCGACGTCAGCCACGACGGCGTCTCGATCGCGATCGTCGTCGGAGGCGGGAACATCTGGCGCGGTAAGGTGCACGAAGAGGCCGGCATGGAGCGCGCGACCGCCGACTACATGGGGATGCTCGCTACGGTTATCAACGCGCTGGCTCTGCAAGACGCGCTGGAACGTATCGGCGTCGCTTCGCGCGTGCAGACCGCGATCGCCATGCATCAGATCGCCGAACCGTACATTCGGCGACGCGCGATTCGCCATTTGGAGAAGGGCCGCATCGTCATCTTCGCCGCCGGAACGGGCAATCCGTATTTCACGACGGACACGACCGCGGCGCTGCGCGCCGTGGAAGTGAACGCCGAAGCGATCCTCAAGGCCACGAAAGTCGACGGCATCTACTCTGCCGATCCGAAGAAGGATCCGTTGGCCACGCGTTTCGAGCAGATCGACTACATGGACGTGCTTCAGCGCGGTCTCGAAGTAATGGACTCGACCTCGATGGCGCTGTGCATGGACAACG
This genomic window contains:
- the pyrH gene encoding UMP kinase — encoded protein: MTESDRPRFSRVLLKISGEAFTGPANSIDVQKTDAMAEQIADVSHDGVSIAIVVGGGNIWRGKVHEEAGMERATADYMGMLATVINALALQDALERIGVASRVQTAIAMHQIAEPYIRRRAIRHLEKGRIVIFAAGTGNPYFTTDTTAALRAVEVNAEAILKATKVDGIYSADPKKDPLATRFEQIDYMDVLQRGLEVMDSTSMALCMDNALPVVVFDMAVPGNIRRVIWGEAIGTYVGRQPAPVGGRS
- the tsf gene encoding translation elongation factor Ts; its protein translation is MISYQPKADEIKSLREATSAPMMDCRQALVDAAGDFERAKAVLLERGAAQAAKKAERVANEGLITSYVHAGGKIGVLVEVNSETDFVARNPKFAELSRDIAMHVAAMSPQYLDRQSVPVEIVDRLREEFRAAIPAGKPPDVGEKIVQGKLNKWFEEHCLLDQAFVKDDSLSIGDLLHRSIGALGEKIKVRRFTRYTLGD